In one Sphingomonas sanguinis genomic region, the following are encoded:
- a CDS encoding MarR family winged helix-turn-helix transcriptional regulator — translation MESSLTALDVQTLLFVNEHPGCTLGDVARSHQVALTTMSSSIDRLVRRDMAKRERSEANRRTVALSITEKGEKVVAGYVEGYQPSRRSSTWIRR, via the coding sequence ATGGAAAGTTCGCTCACCGCCCTCGACGTTCAGACCCTCCTGTTCGTGAACGAGCATCCCGGATGTACCCTGGGGGATGTGGCTCGAAGTCATCAGGTTGCGCTGACCACGATGTCGTCGTCGATCGATCGTCTGGTGCGCCGGGACATGGCAAAGCGCGAGCGATCGGAGGCGAACCGGCGAACCGTGGCGCTGTCGATCACTGAAAAGGGCGAGAAGGTCGTCGCTGGCTATGTCGAGGGTTATCAGCCCTCGCGCCGGAGCAGCACGTGGATACGGCGATAG